Proteins encoded together in one Chelonoidis abingdonii isolate Lonesome George chromosome 1, CheloAbing_2.0, whole genome shotgun sequence window:
- the SEC61A2 gene encoding protein transport protein Sec61 subunit alpha isoform X1 — MGIKFLEVIKPFCAVLPEIQKPERKIQFREKVLWTAITLFIFLVCCQIPLFGIMSSDSADPFYWMRVILASNRGTLMELGISPIVTSGLIMQLLAGAKIIEVGDTPKDRALFNGAQKLFGMIITIGQAIVYVMTGMYGDPAEMGAGICLLIIIQLFVAGLIVLLLDELLQKGYGLGSGISLFIATNICETIVWKAFSPTTINTGRGTEFEGAVIALFHLLATRTDKVRALREAFYRQNLPNLMNLIATVFVFAVVIYFQGFRVDLPIKSARYRGQYSSYPIKLFYTSNIPIILQSALVSNIYVISQMLSVRFSGNFLVNLLGQWADVSGGGPARSYPVGGLCYYLSPPESMGAIFEDPVHVIVYIIFMLGSCAFFSKTWIEVSGSSAKDVAKQLKEQQMVMRGHRDTSMVHELNRYIPTAAAFGGLCIGALSVLADFLGAIGSGTGILLAVTIIYQYFEIFVKEQAEVGGVGALFF, encoded by the exons ATACCTTTGTTCGGAATCATGTCATCAGACTCTGCAGATCCTTTTTATTGGATGAGAGTCATTCTTGCATCAAACAGAG ggACTTTGATGGAGTTAGGTATCTCGCCCATTGTGACATCTGGTTTGATCATGCAGCTGTTAGCTGGTGCCAAGATCATTGAAGTTGGTGATACACCAAAAGACAGAGCTCTTTTCAATGGAGCCCAGAAAT tgtttGGGATGATTATAACCATTGGGCAGGCCATTGTGTACGTCATGACTGGGATGTATGGAGATCCTGCTGAAATGGGTGCTGGAATTTGTCTCCTTATCATAATTCAG TTGTTTGTCGCTGGTTTGATTGTGCTGCTGTTAGATGAGCTGCTGCAGAAGGGTTACGGCTTGGGGTCTGGTATTTCTCTCTTTATTGCTACCAACATCTGTGAAACCATTGTCTGGAAGGCCTTTAGTCCCACTACCATTAATACCGGCAGAG GAACGGAGTTTGAGGGTGCGGTGATTGCATTATTCCATCTTCTGGCTACACGAACTGACAAAGTCCGTGCTTTGCGGGAGGCTTTCTACCGACAGAACTTGCCCAATCTCATGAATCTGATTGCTACAGTGTTTGTGTTTGCTGTGGTCATATATTTTCAG GGATTTCGTGTTGATTTACCTATCAAGTCTGCTCGATACCGTGGACAGTACAGTAGCTATCCCATCAAGCTGTTCTATACCTCCAACATTCCTATCATTCTTCAGTCTGCCTTAGTTTCAAACATCTATGTTATTTCCCAGATGTTGTCTGTTCGGTTTAGTGGCAACTTCTTAGTAAACTTACTAGGACAGTGGGCA GATGTCAGTGGTGGTGGCCCTGCTCGCTCTTACCCAGTTGGTGGTCTCTGCTATTACCTTTCTCCCCCAGAATCCATGGGTGCTATATTTGAGGATCCTGTCCATGTAATTGTTTACATCATTTTTATGTTGGGATCCTGTGCGTTCTTCTCCAAGACATGGATTGAGGTGTCTGGTTCATCAGCAAAAGAT GTTGCTAAGCAACTGAAAGAACAGCAAATGGTGATGAGAGGCCACAGGGATACATCGATGGTTCATGAGCTTAATAG GTACATCCCTACAGCAGCTGCATTTGGTGGCTTGTGTATTGGTGCCCTCTCAGTATTAGCAGACTTTCTTGGAGCCATTGGATCAGGCACTGGGATCCTGCTTGCAGTCACCATTATTTAtcagtattttgaaatatttgtgaaAGAACAGGCTGAAGTTGGAGGAGTGGGTgctttatttttctaa
- the SEC61A2 gene encoding protein transport protein Sec61 subunit alpha isoform X2 gives MEDYPKLLEKVVGSLKLIILPIVFQIQFREKVLWTAITLFIFLVCCQIPLFGIMSSDSADPFYWMRVILASNRGTLMELGISPIVTSGLIMQLLAGAKIIEVGDTPKDRALFNGAQKLFGMIITIGQAIVYVMTGMYGDPAEMGAGICLLIIIQLFVAGLIVLLLDELLQKGYGLGSGISLFIATNICETIVWKAFSPTTINTGRGTEFEGAVIALFHLLATRTDKVRALREAFYRQNLPNLMNLIATVFVFAVVIYFQGFRVDLPIKSARYRGQYSSYPIKLFYTSNIPIILQSALVSNIYVISQMLSVRFSGNFLVNLLGQWADVSGGGPARSYPVGGLCYYLSPPESMGAIFEDPVHVIVYIIFMLGSCAFFSKTWIEVSGSSAKDVAKQLKEQQMVMRGHRDTSMVHELNRYIPTAAAFGGLCIGALSVLADFLGAIGSGTGILLAVTIIYQYFEIFVKEQAEVGGVGALFF, from the exons ATACCTTTGTTCGGAATCATGTCATCAGACTCTGCAGATCCTTTTTATTGGATGAGAGTCATTCTTGCATCAAACAGAG ggACTTTGATGGAGTTAGGTATCTCGCCCATTGTGACATCTGGTTTGATCATGCAGCTGTTAGCTGGTGCCAAGATCATTGAAGTTGGTGATACACCAAAAGACAGAGCTCTTTTCAATGGAGCCCAGAAAT tgtttGGGATGATTATAACCATTGGGCAGGCCATTGTGTACGTCATGACTGGGATGTATGGAGATCCTGCTGAAATGGGTGCTGGAATTTGTCTCCTTATCATAATTCAG TTGTTTGTCGCTGGTTTGATTGTGCTGCTGTTAGATGAGCTGCTGCAGAAGGGTTACGGCTTGGGGTCTGGTATTTCTCTCTTTATTGCTACCAACATCTGTGAAACCATTGTCTGGAAGGCCTTTAGTCCCACTACCATTAATACCGGCAGAG GAACGGAGTTTGAGGGTGCGGTGATTGCATTATTCCATCTTCTGGCTACACGAACTGACAAAGTCCGTGCTTTGCGGGAGGCTTTCTACCGACAGAACTTGCCCAATCTCATGAATCTGATTGCTACAGTGTTTGTGTTTGCTGTGGTCATATATTTTCAG GGATTTCGTGTTGATTTACCTATCAAGTCTGCTCGATACCGTGGACAGTACAGTAGCTATCCCATCAAGCTGTTCTATACCTCCAACATTCCTATCATTCTTCAGTCTGCCTTAGTTTCAAACATCTATGTTATTTCCCAGATGTTGTCTGTTCGGTTTAGTGGCAACTTCTTAGTAAACTTACTAGGACAGTGGGCA GATGTCAGTGGTGGTGGCCCTGCTCGCTCTTACCCAGTTGGTGGTCTCTGCTATTACCTTTCTCCCCCAGAATCCATGGGTGCTATATTTGAGGATCCTGTCCATGTAATTGTTTACATCATTTTTATGTTGGGATCCTGTGCGTTCTTCTCCAAGACATGGATTGAGGTGTCTGGTTCATCAGCAAAAGAT GTTGCTAAGCAACTGAAAGAACAGCAAATGGTGATGAGAGGCCACAGGGATACATCGATGGTTCATGAGCTTAATAG GTACATCCCTACAGCAGCTGCATTTGGTGGCTTGTGTATTGGTGCCCTCTCAGTATTAGCAGACTTTCTTGGAGCCATTGGATCAGGCACTGGGATCCTGCTTGCAGTCACCATTATTTAtcagtattttgaaatatttgtgaaAGAACAGGCTGAAGTTGGAGGAGTGGGTgctttatttttctaa
- the NUDT5 gene encoding ADP-sugar pyrophosphatase has translation MENNAITEILKYTRPSILKEEAIAERKWVKFEQTTYVDPSGKTRIWETIKRTTRKETSMLAGVSVIPVLQRTLHYDCIVLVKQFRPPMGGYCLEFPAGLIEGNESPESAALRELEEETGYKGDVVECSPAVCLDPGLTNCTTHLVTVTINGDDACNIRPMQKPEEGEFVEVVSLPKNDLLQRIEELVAEDHVLVDARVYAYALALKHATQKPLQVPFMKF, from the exons ATGGAAAACAACGCAATCACAGAAATTCTGAAATATACCAGACCATCCATCCTTAAAGAAGAG GCAATCGCAGAAAGAAAATGGGTGAAGTTTGAACAGACGACCTATGTTGATCCCTCAGGTAAAACCAG AATTTGGGAAACTATAAAGCGTACTACCAGAAAAGAGAC CTCTATGCTGGCAGGTGTATCAGTTATACCTGTGCTACAAAGAACTCTCCACTATGATTGCATTGTCCTAGTGAAACAATTCAGGCCTCCAATGGGAGGGTATTGCTTGGAATTCCCTGCAG GCCTCATTGAGGGAAATGAAAGCCCAGAAAGTGCTGCCTTGCGAGAGTTGGAGGAAGAAACGGGGTACAAAGGGGATGTCGTTGAATGTTCTCcag CTGTTTGCTTGGACCCTGGTTTGACAAACTGCACAACGCACCTTGTGACTGTCACCATTAATGGAGATGATGCTTGTAATATAAGACCCATGCAAAAGCCTG AGGAAGGAG AATTTGTGGAAGTTGTTTCGCTACCAAAGAATGATCTACTGCAAAGAATTGAAG AGCTAGTGGCAGAAGACCATGTTTTAGTGGATGCCAGAGTTTATGCCTATGCATTGGCACTGAAACATGCAACACAAAAACCCCTCCAAGTGCCTTTTATGAAGTTCTAA
- the LOC116835461 gene encoding LOW QUALITY PROTEIN: uncharacterized protein LOC116835461 (The sequence of the model RefSeq protein was modified relative to this genomic sequence to represent the inferred CDS: inserted 1 base in 1 codon): protein MSGRGKGGKGLGKGGAKCHRKXLRDNIQGITKPAIRRLACRGGVKCISGLIYEETREVLKVFLENVIRDAITYTKHAKRKTVTAMDVVYALKRQGRTLYGFGG, encoded by the exons ATGTCTGGTCGTGGTAAGGGAGGCAAGGGTCTCGGGAAAGGAGGCGCTAAGTGCCATAGGA TGTTGAGGGATAATATCCAGGGCATTACGAAACCTGCGATTCGCCGTTTGGCTTGTCGTGGGGGAGTGAAGTGTATTTCAGGTCTCATTTACGAGGAGACTCGTGAGGTGCTCAAAGTGTTTCTGGAGAACGTGATCCGAGATGCCATTACTTACACCAAGCATGCGAAGCGGAAGACTGTGACTGCTATGGACGTTGTCTATGCGTTGAAGCGCCAGGGTCGTACTCTGTACGGATTTGGAGGCTAA